Proteins encoded in a region of the Paucibacter sediminis genome:
- a CDS encoding type I restriction endonuclease subunit R produces the protein MNLHQEHHFEAEICAHLAANGWLYAEGNAALFDRASGLFMPDLLAWVEATQLDSWQRLNKTHGAALPQVLAERVRKSLNERGTLEVLRRGVELLGLKEPLMLAQFKPALAINPTTQAHYAANRLRVVRQVCHSPNNPKAELDLVLFLNGIPVATAELKSDFTQSVHDAVDQYRFDRHPQPKGGVQEPLLGFPGGALVHFSVSQSEVMMTTRLAGPATNFLPFNRGNAGGAGNAPNPAGFATAYLWEEVWARESWLDILHRYLIGKRDDKKQLKSVIFPRYHQLDATRRLVADVLANGAGQRYLIQHSAGSGKTNSIAWAAHFLADLHDAEHQKMFDSVLVVSDRNVLDAQLQEAIFDFERTTGVVASITNESGSKSAQLSQALKDGKKVIVCTIQTFPFALQAVQELAATEGKRFAVIADEAHSSQTGEAAAKLKQLLSAQEWAELQDGGEVDTEALLAAQMAARSGGEAKGLTYVAFTATPKQKTLELFGRPGADGLPQPFHVYSMRQAIEEGFILDVLKNYTSYKLAFKLAHNGQEYDESQVERSAAMKGIMQWVRLHPYNIASKVQIVVEHYRENVQPLLAGRAKAMVVVGSRKEAVRWQKAIRAYIQKQNYPLGVMVAFSGEVNDPESYPQAVTETSKDLNPGLKGRDIREAFAEPDYHLLLVANKFQTGFDQPLLCGMYVDKMLGGIQAVQTLSRLNRAHPGKDTTYILDFVNDGDDILKAFKTYYETAELEATTDPHLVYDLRAKLDASGHYDDYEVERVAKVDTDPNGTQKALDAAIAPVADRLLKRYKAAQQAKAAADGEQDGKASQAAKDTLDALVLFKNDMGAYVRLYAFLSQIFDYGNTDIEKRFLFYKRLIPLLDFGRERDTVDLSKVVLTHHTLKNAGKQPLNLNADGSYKLPPMDAVGSGSVQEKQQAYLVEIIQKVNGLFEGELSDDDQLVYVNGVLRGKLLENDTLMQQAASNTKEQFANSPDLGKALMDAIIDAFEAHQTMSSQALGSERVRDGLKDILLGPAQLYEALRARSDLGGVARL, from the coding sequence ATGAACCTGCACCAGGAACACCACTTCGAAGCCGAAATCTGTGCCCACCTGGCCGCGAACGGTTGGCTTTATGCCGAGGGCAACGCGGCGCTGTTTGACCGGGCCAGCGGCCTGTTCATGCCCGACCTGCTGGCCTGGGTGGAAGCCACTCAGCTTGATAGCTGGCAGCGTCTGAACAAGACCCATGGCGCGGCGCTGCCTCAGGTGCTGGCCGAGCGCGTGCGCAAGAGCCTCAACGAGCGCGGCACGCTGGAGGTGCTGCGGCGCGGCGTCGAGCTGCTCGGTCTCAAGGAGCCGCTGATGCTGGCGCAGTTCAAGCCAGCGTTGGCCATCAACCCCACCACCCAGGCCCACTACGCGGCCAACCGGTTGCGCGTGGTGAGGCAGGTCTGCCATTCGCCGAACAATCCCAAGGCGGAGCTGGACCTGGTGCTGTTCCTGAATGGCATCCCGGTGGCCACCGCCGAGCTGAAGAGCGATTTCACGCAGAGCGTGCACGACGCGGTGGACCAGTACCGCTTCGACCGCCATCCGCAACCCAAGGGGGGCGTGCAGGAACCGCTGCTGGGCTTCCCCGGTGGGGCCCTGGTGCACTTCTCTGTCAGCCAGAGCGAAGTGATGATGACGACCCGCCTGGCCGGGCCGGCGACGAACTTCCTGCCTTTCAACCGTGGCAACGCCGGCGGGGCCGGCAACGCGCCGAACCCGGCCGGCTTCGCGACGGCCTATCTGTGGGAAGAGGTCTGGGCCCGTGAAAGCTGGCTGGACATCCTGCATCGCTATCTCATCGGCAAGCGCGACGACAAGAAGCAGTTGAAGAGCGTCATCTTCCCGCGCTATCACCAGCTCGATGCCACGCGCAGACTGGTGGCCGATGTGCTGGCCAACGGCGCGGGCCAACGCTATTTGATTCAGCACTCGGCCGGCTCGGGCAAGACCAACTCGATTGCCTGGGCCGCGCACTTCCTGGCCGACCTGCACGATGCCGAGCACCAAAAGATGTTCGACAGCGTGCTGGTGGTGAGCGACCGCAATGTGCTGGACGCGCAGCTGCAGGAAGCCATCTTCGATTTCGAGCGCACCACCGGCGTGGTGGCCAGCATCACCAACGAGTCGGGCAGCAAGAGCGCCCAGCTCTCGCAGGCGCTGAAGGACGGCAAGAAGGTCATTGTCTGCACCATCCAGACCTTTCCCTTCGCCCTGCAGGCTGTGCAGGAGCTGGCGGCCACCGAGGGCAAGCGCTTCGCCGTCATTGCCGACGAGGCCCACAGCTCGCAGACCGGCGAGGCAGCCGCCAAGCTCAAGCAGCTCTTGTCTGCGCAGGAATGGGCGGAACTGCAGGATGGTGGCGAGGTGGACACCGAGGCGCTGCTGGCCGCGCAGATGGCGGCGCGCAGCGGCGGCGAGGCCAAGGGCCTGACCTATGTGGCCTTCACCGCCACGCCCAAGCAGAAGACGCTGGAGCTGTTCGGCCGGCCTGGCGCCGATGGCCTGCCGCAGCCCTTCCACGTCTACTCGATGCGTCAGGCCATCGAAGAGGGATTCATCCTCGACGTGCTTAAGAACTACACCAGCTACAAGCTGGCGTTCAAGCTGGCCCACAACGGCCAAGAGTACGACGAGAGCCAGGTCGAGCGCAGTGCGGCGATGAAGGGCATCATGCAGTGGGTCCGACTGCACCCGTACAACATCGCCAGCAAGGTGCAAATCGTCGTCGAGCATTACCGCGAGAACGTGCAGCCGCTGCTGGCGGGGCGGGCCAAGGCCATGGTCGTGGTGGGCAGCCGCAAGGAGGCGGTGCGCTGGCAGAAGGCCATTCGCGCCTACATCCAGAAGCAGAACTACCCGCTGGGCGTGATGGTGGCCTTTTCGGGCGAGGTGAACGACCCGGAGAGCTATCCGCAAGCCGTGACGGAGACCAGCAAGGATTTGAACCCAGGGCTCAAGGGCCGCGACATCCGCGAGGCTTTCGCCGAACCCGACTATCACCTGCTGCTGGTGGCCAACAAGTTCCAGACTGGCTTTGACCAGCCCCTGCTGTGCGGCATGTACGTGGACAAGATGCTGGGCGGCATTCAGGCGGTGCAGACGCTGTCACGGCTGAACCGCGCGCATCCGGGTAAGGACACGACCTACATCCTCGATTTCGTCAACGACGGCGACGACATCCTGAAGGCCTTCAAGACCTACTACGAGACGGCCGAGCTGGAAGCCACGACCGACCCGCACCTGGTCTATGACCTGCGCGCCAAGCTCGATGCCAGCGGGCACTACGACGACTACGAGGTCGAGCGCGTGGCCAAGGTGGACACGGACCCCAACGGTACGCAGAAGGCCCTGGACGCCGCGATTGCGCCGGTGGCTGACCGGCTGCTCAAGCGCTACAAGGCGGCCCAGCAGGCGAAGGCAGCGGCCGATGGCGAGCAGGACGGCAAGGCGAGCCAGGCGGCCAAGGACACGCTCGATGCCCTGGTGCTGTTCAAGAACGACATGGGCGCCTACGTGCGGCTCTATGCCTTCCTCTCGCAAATCTTCGACTACGGCAATACCGACATCGAGAAGCGCTTCCTGTTCTACAAGCGGCTCATCCCGCTGCTGGACTTTGGCCGCGAGCGCGATACCGTGGACCTGAGTAAGGTCGTGCTGACCCATCACACTCTGAAGAATGCCGGCAAGCAGCCGCTGAACCTGAATGCCGACGGCAGCTACAAGCTGCCACCGATGGACGCGGTGGGCAGTGGCTCGGTGCAGGAGAAGCAGCAGGCCTATCTGGTGGAAATCATCCAGAAGGTAAACGGGCTCTTCGAAGGCGAGCTGAGCGACGATGACCAGCTCGTCTATGTCAACGGCGTGCTCCGCGGCAAGCTGCTGGAGAACGACACGCTGATGCAGCAGGCGGCCAGCAACACCAAAGAGCAGTTCGCCAACTCGCCCGACCTCGGCAAGGCCTTGATGGACGCCATCATCGACGCGTTCGAGGCCCACCAGACGATGAGCTCGCAGGCTTTGGGCTCGGAACGCGTGCGCGATGGCCTCAAGGACATCCTGCTGGGGCCGGCGCAGCTGTACGAAGCATTGCGCGCGCGCTCGGATTTGGGCGGGGTGGCTCGGCTGTAG
- a CDS encoding nucleotidyl transferase AbiEii/AbiGii toxin family protein → MRADDPNLPYLRHIAEALGELREQVVFVGGAVAGLLVTDPLADAVRATRDVDAVVNASRAMFHRIEEAVAERGFARDISSDVICRWVHKDSGVLFDLMPVQPEVLGFSNRWYPYAVETAVSLDLGSGLTIRLVSAVAFVATKLEAFAGRGNGDFMSSHDLEDVLNIVDGREELAEEMAAAPAELRRAVATAFAQLLKNPDFVNVLPGLIADPERAGLVTDRLKALSQ, encoded by the coding sequence ATGAGAGCTGATGACCCGAACCTGCCCTATCTGCGCCACATCGCCGAGGCGTTGGGTGAGCTGCGCGAGCAGGTGGTGTTTGTCGGCGGCGCCGTGGCTGGCCTGCTCGTGACCGACCCGCTGGCGGACGCCGTTCGCGCCACCCGTGACGTGGATGCGGTGGTGAATGCCAGCCGTGCCATGTTCCATCGCATCGAGGAAGCGGTGGCCGAGCGTGGGTTTGCGCGCGACATCAGCAGCGATGTGATTTGCAGATGGGTGCACAAGGACTCGGGCGTGCTGTTCGACCTGATGCCGGTGCAGCCGGAGGTGCTGGGCTTCTCCAACCGCTGGTATCCCTATGCGGTGGAGACCGCTGTATCCCTGGACTTGGGCTCTGGCCTGACGATTCGACTCGTGAGCGCCGTCGCCTTCGTGGCGACCAAGCTGGAGGCCTTTGCCGGCCGGGGCAACGGCGATTTCATGAGCAGCCATGACCTCGAGGATGTACTGAACATCGTCGATGGGCGCGAAGAGCTGGCCGAAGAGATGGCCGCCGCGCCCGCTGAGCTGCGACGGGCCGTGGCTACTGCCTTTGCCCAACTGCTGAAGAACCCGGACTTCGTGAACGTGCTCCCGGGCCTGATTGCTGACCCTGAGCGCGCCGGCCTCGTCACGGACCGCCTGAAAGCCCTGAGCCAATGA
- a CDS encoding restriction endonuclease subunit S has translation MSLPKYEEYRESGLAWIGAVPAHWRGPISLGSISSMKGRLGWQGLKADEYRDEGPYVVSSAHFSEFKIRWDECPRVSDERYETDSNIQLEDGDVLLMKDGAAMGKLAFVADLPGKSCLNSHLLLFRPLRSDETTPTYEPKFLFYYMQTGLFQEHIKVNGTGATFLGISQAAISKYRVVLPSLDEQAAVVFFLDRETTKIDALIAEQEKLIALLAEKRQATISHAVTKGLNPNAPMKNSGVAWLGDVPTHWAVSALSYLASIETGSTPDRAEPRYWNGSIPWLKTGEINWAPIREAEEFITEAGLANSAAKTARPGTLLMAMYGQGVTRGRVALLEIEATYNQACAAIRFGRRLVPEFGRYFFMAAYDHVRDAGNETSQMNLSAGLIAKIRLPVPPVDEQVEVVRLLDSETAKLDVLQAEAERAIALLKERRSALIAAAVTGQIDVRAIVNA, from the coding sequence ATGAGCTTGCCAAAGTATGAGGAATACAGGGAAAGTGGACTGGCTTGGATAGGCGCCGTCCCCGCTCACTGGCGAGGCCCAATTTCGCTGGGCTCTATTTCATCAATGAAGGGCAGACTCGGCTGGCAAGGTCTCAAGGCAGATGAATACCGAGACGAAGGTCCGTATGTCGTTAGCAGTGCGCACTTCTCCGAGTTCAAGATTCGTTGGGATGAATGTCCCAGGGTTTCTGATGAACGCTACGAGACAGATAGCAACATCCAGTTGGAAGACGGAGATGTCCTTCTCATGAAGGATGGGGCGGCGATGGGAAAGCTTGCCTTTGTTGCTGACCTTCCAGGCAAGTCGTGTTTGAACAGCCATTTACTCCTGTTCCGCCCACTGCGTTCGGATGAGACAACGCCCACATACGAACCGAAGTTCTTGTTCTACTACATGCAAACTGGACTCTTCCAGGAGCACATAAAGGTCAACGGCACTGGTGCGACCTTCCTTGGCATATCGCAGGCGGCCATTTCCAAGTACCGCGTGGTGTTGCCGAGCCTCGACGAGCAAGCTGCTGTCGTCTTCTTCCTCGACCGTGAAACCACCAAAATCGACGCGCTGATTGCCGAGCAGGAAAAGCTCATCGCCCTGCTGGCCGAAAAGCGCCAGGCCACCATTTCCCACGCCGTCACCAAGGGACTCAATCCCAACGCGCCGATGAAGAATTCCGGCGTGGCGTGGCTGGGCGATGTGCCAACGCACTGGGCAGTTAGTGCGCTCAGCTATCTCGCTTCAATCGAAACAGGTTCGACGCCCGACCGGGCTGAACCACGGTATTGGAATGGCTCGATTCCTTGGCTGAAGACGGGCGAAATCAACTGGGCACCCATACGCGAGGCCGAGGAATTCATTACTGAGGCGGGGCTCGCAAACTCAGCGGCGAAGACTGCAAGGCCAGGCACGCTGCTCATGGCAATGTATGGCCAGGGAGTGACGCGTGGACGTGTTGCCCTTCTGGAGATAGAGGCCACTTACAACCAAGCATGTGCGGCGATTCGGTTCGGACGTCGCCTCGTTCCCGAGTTTGGTCGCTACTTCTTCATGGCTGCGTATGACCATGTGCGGGACGCAGGAAACGAGACCAGCCAGATGAACCTCAGCGCAGGCCTCATTGCGAAGATTCGACTCCCAGTTCCGCCCGTTGATGAGCAGGTTGAAGTTGTTCGCCTTCTCGACTCCGAGACTGCGAAACTTGACGTGCTCCAAGCAGAAGCTGAGCGCGCCATCGCATTGCTCAAGGAGCGCCGCTCCGCCCTCATCGCCGCCGCCGTCACCGGCCAAATCGACGTGCGAGCCATTGTCAATGCCTAA
- a CDS encoding type I restriction-modification system subunit M — protein sequence MNHQALSSFIWSVADLLRGDYKQSEYGRVILPFTVLRRLDCVLEATKPAVLAEFAAKTKAGLNPDPFLLRKSGTSFYNSSPLDLVKLLGDQDHIRQNLYAYVQAFSPAARDIFERFDFYTQVERLAKANLLYLVVEKFANIDLHPEAVDNASMGAVFEELIRKFAEISNETAGEHFTPREVIRLMVDLLFIEDDDVLTPGNAVVRTIYDPTAGTGGMLSVAGEYLLEHNPQARLTMYGQELNDESYAICKADMLIKGQPVENIVVGNTLSDDGHAHTKFDYMLSNPPFGVEWKKVEKVVRQEHEQKGFDGRFGPGLPRVSDGSMLFLMHLLSKMRPAKDGGSRFGIVLNGSPLFTGGAGSGESEIRRYVLENDLVEAIVGLPTDMFYNTGIATYVWILSNKKVEDRKGFVQLIDASSFWQKMRKSLGSKRKEMSEAHIATVTRLFGEFMEAELLTVMDAQGNVSGQWVLPTGASAPDVPEGGQLKRVPIARIFRNEDFGYTTITVERPLRDDKGQVVLGLKGKQKGKPQADSAQRDTENVPLGEDIQAYFEREVLPHAPDAWIDEEKSKVGYEIPFNRHFYVFEPPRSLHAIDEELKTVTANIMKMLEELAE from the coding sequence ATGAATCACCAAGCGCTGTCGTCCTTCATCTGGTCCGTCGCCGACCTCCTGCGAGGCGACTACAAGCAATCCGAATACGGCCGCGTCATCCTGCCCTTCACCGTCCTGCGCCGGCTGGACTGCGTCCTGGAAGCCACCAAGCCCGCCGTGCTGGCCGAGTTCGCGGCCAAGACCAAAGCGGGGCTGAACCCCGACCCCTTCCTGCTGCGCAAGTCGGGCACCAGCTTCTACAACAGCTCCCCGCTGGACCTGGTCAAGCTGCTGGGTGACCAAGACCACATCCGGCAGAACCTGTACGCCTACGTCCAGGCTTTCTCACCGGCCGCCCGAGACATCTTCGAGCGCTTTGACTTCTACACCCAGGTCGAGCGCCTGGCCAAGGCCAACCTGCTCTACCTGGTCGTCGAGAAGTTCGCCAATATCGACCTGCACCCTGAGGCCGTGGACAACGCCAGCATGGGCGCGGTGTTCGAGGAGCTGATTCGCAAGTTCGCCGAAATCAGCAATGAAACTGCCGGGGAGCACTTCACCCCGCGCGAGGTCATCCGCTTGATGGTAGACCTGCTGTTTATCGAGGACGATGACGTGCTCACGCCGGGCAATGCTGTGGTCCGCACCATCTACGACCCAACGGCCGGCACCGGCGGCATGCTCTCGGTCGCGGGCGAGTACCTGCTGGAGCACAACCCGCAGGCACGCTTGACCATGTACGGCCAGGAGCTGAACGACGAGAGCTACGCCATCTGCAAGGCGGACATGCTCATCAAGGGCCAGCCGGTGGAGAACATCGTCGTCGGCAACACGCTCAGCGACGATGGCCACGCCCACACCAAGTTCGACTACATGCTGTCCAACCCGCCCTTCGGCGTGGAGTGGAAGAAAGTCGAGAAGGTCGTTCGCCAGGAGCACGAGCAAAAGGGCTTCGACGGGCGCTTCGGCCCCGGCCTGCCGCGCGTCAGCGACGGCTCAATGCTGTTCCTGATGCACCTGCTGTCCAAGATGCGCCCGGCCAAGGATGGCGGTAGCCGCTTTGGCATCGTCCTGAACGGCTCGCCCCTGTTCACGGGCGGCGCCGGCAGCGGCGAGAGCGAAATCCGCCGCTACGTGCTGGAGAACGACCTGGTGGAGGCCATCGTTGGCCTGCCTACTGACATGTTCTACAACACCGGCATCGCCACCTACGTATGGATTCTCTCCAACAAGAAGGTGGAAGACCGCAAGGGCTTCGTGCAACTCATAGACGCAAGCTCTTTCTGGCAGAAGATGCGCAAGAGTCTGGGCAGTAAGCGCAAGGAGATGAGCGAGGCCCACATTGCCACCGTGACCCGCCTGTTCGGCGAGTTCATGGAGGCCGAGCTGCTAACCGTCATGGACGCGCAGGGCAACGTATCCGGTCAGTGGGTGTTGCCCACTGGAGCGTCTGCGCCCGACGTTCCGGAAGGTGGTCAGCTCAAGCGCGTGCCCATCGCCCGCATCTTCAGGAATGAGGACTTCGGCTACACCACCATCACGGTAGAGCGCCCGCTACGGGATGACAAGGGTCAGGTCGTGCTGGGCCTCAAGGGCAAGCAAAAGGGCAAGCCCCAGGCCGACAGCGCGCAGCGCGACACCGAGAACGTACCGCTGGGCGAGGACATCCAGGCCTACTTCGAGCGCGAGGTGCTGCCGCACGCGCCGGACGCATGGATTGACGAAGAGAAGAGCAAGGTCGGCTACGAAATTCCGTTCAACCGGCACTTCTACGTCTTCGAGCCGCCGCGCAGCCTGCACGCCATCGACGAAGAGTTGAAGACCGTCACGGCCAACATCATGAAGATGCTGGAGGAGCTGGCGGAATGA
- the trfA gene encoding plasmid replication initiator TrfA — MSAKVSTRTVRKIMRAGPIVGATAPAQGLLEEVRDAGIHSGAAADAFASAPQRRRTGMLKSRLDVLREELAAPTRAPRNSGASSMPASAPPSVAFPSTRLLDPSRDRARDLRLPREMEIRGRRRQLEGLQGELRTKEGDANEVLQGIQHISSELEVLEAALARDFIPKHSQRQLISPRNFFCDRLFHVKSRSALRAPHLEFQLDARSADGPRYVGPELRQGDGLVFMALLNLCRDYRVGKQACFSVVSMTDALWGAYNGQRRALLKRTIQRLQRATIEVSGFTVQLVQRFEHPQHGEWSVALDRDIVRLFLGQPEVWLDLQVRKRLSEGLSTWLYGYVRSQSRLIPWRIDDLRARCGSEANDKTFREMLGKSLTQLSDEGIIDKGWSLKGDQVHWRKLPQPAKSTGRDTSAGADGTQAQLGFAD, encoded by the coding sequence ATGTCGGCAAAGGTCTCGACGAGAACCGTCAGAAAAATCATGCGCGCCGGCCCCATCGTCGGCGCAACCGCACCAGCCCAAGGCCTCTTGGAAGAGGTCCGCGATGCAGGCATCCATTCAGGCGCAGCAGCTGACGCATTTGCCTCGGCCCCTCAACGACGGCGGACAGGCATGCTCAAAAGCCGGCTGGACGTTCTAAGGGAAGAACTGGCAGCGCCCACCAGGGCCCCTCGGAACTCGGGTGCTTCGTCAATGCCTGCGAGCGCCCCGCCGTCAGTGGCATTCCCCTCCACTCGTCTGCTCGACCCGAGTCGAGACCGGGCGCGCGACCTGCGGCTGCCCCGGGAAATGGAGATTCGTGGGCGGCGACGGCAGCTTGAGGGCCTGCAAGGCGAGCTCCGCACGAAGGAGGGGGATGCTAACGAGGTCTTGCAGGGCATTCAGCACATCTCATCGGAGTTGGAAGTGCTCGAGGCAGCGCTAGCGCGGGACTTCATCCCCAAGCATTCGCAGCGCCAGCTCATCAGCCCTCGGAACTTCTTCTGCGACAGGCTCTTCCACGTGAAGAGCCGCTCTGCACTGCGAGCGCCGCATCTGGAATTTCAGCTCGATGCGAGGTCGGCCGACGGGCCGCGCTATGTCGGCCCGGAATTGCGGCAAGGTGACGGGCTGGTCTTCATGGCGCTGCTGAACCTGTGCCGCGACTACCGCGTTGGCAAGCAGGCTTGCTTTAGCGTGGTCAGCATGACCGATGCGCTCTGGGGTGCTTACAACGGTCAACGGCGTGCGCTCTTGAAGAGGACCATCCAGCGCCTGCAGCGCGCCACCATCGAGGTCTCCGGATTCACGGTGCAACTGGTCCAGCGTTTCGAACACCCTCAGCATGGCGAATGGTCCGTGGCGCTCGACCGGGACATCGTGCGGCTGTTTCTCGGACAACCGGAAGTCTGGCTGGACCTCCAGGTACGCAAGAGGTTGTCCGAGGGGCTGAGCACCTGGCTCTATGGCTATGTGCGTAGCCAGTCGCGCTTGATTCCTTGGCGCATTGACGACCTGCGGGCGCGTTGCGGCTCCGAAGCAAATGACAAGACATTCCGAGAGATGCTGGGCAAGTCGCTGACGCAGCTTAGTGACGAGGGCATCATCGACAAGGGGTGGTCACTCAAGGGCGACCAGGTTCACTGGCGAAAGCTACCGCAGCCTGCGAAATCAACGGGGCGAGACACATCCGCTGGCGCAGATGGCACCCAAGCGCAGCTTGGTTTTGCCGACTGA
- a CDS encoding ImmA/IrrE family metallo-endopeptidase, with protein sequence MVELDLVELADLTRPEQLVAEIMRQNPQMPVPVPIEEIARLAGISKIASIESTGFEGTLITNLEKSDGHIFYNSSVPRPRQRFTIGHELGHFLLPWHRQATFNCSADDLKTTKAGWELEANRFSAELLMPQALLARECSPSREFDLADVIRARDAFGTSMESTIRRIIERSELAYAVVFSHENKVRYTNFSEYFSARLTVRKDSPLPAKSLSRLGTSSMDDWNEIDSHWWLDDSKGEGALPDSLYEQTLVQDDGYKVTLLTYDPED encoded by the coding sequence ATGGTGGAGCTTGACCTTGTAGAGTTGGCCGACCTCACGCGGCCAGAACAACTCGTCGCCGAAATCATGCGGCAGAACCCTCAGATGCCGGTCCCGGTACCCATCGAGGAAATTGCTCGCTTGGCAGGTATCTCAAAGATTGCCTCGATTGAATCGACTGGTTTCGAAGGCACGCTCATCACAAACCTCGAGAAGTCCGACGGACACATCTTCTACAACTCCAGCGTTCCCCGACCGCGCCAAAGATTCACGATAGGTCACGAGCTGGGCCATTTCCTGTTGCCGTGGCATCGTCAGGCAACCTTCAATTGCTCAGCTGATGACCTGAAGACCACAAAGGCTGGGTGGGAGCTCGAAGCTAATCGCTTTTCCGCTGAGCTTCTCATGCCGCAGGCCCTGCTTGCCCGCGAATGCAGCCCCTCTCGCGAGTTCGACCTTGCCGACGTCATTCGGGCGCGAGACGCATTTGGCACAAGCATGGAGTCGACGATTCGCCGCATCATCGAGCGCAGTGAGCTTGCCTATGCCGTCGTGTTCTCGCACGAGAACAAGGTCCGTTACACCAACTTCAGCGAGTACTTCAGCGCGCGGTTGACGGTCCGGAAGGATTCGCCGTTGCCTGCCAAGAGCCTAAGCCGGCTCGGCACTAGCAGCATGGACGACTGGAACGAAATTGATTCGCACTGGTGGCTTGACGATTCCAAGGGAGAAGGCGCGCTGCCCGATTCCTTGTACGAACAGACGCTTGTGCAGGACGATGGATACAAGGTCACGCTGCTTACCTACGACCCAGAAGACTAG
- a CDS encoding helix-turn-helix domain-containing protein, with protein sequence MSLGAKLAELRLRKGQSLQDVATAVGVSKTHIWQLEKGASGNPSMDLLKGLAANFAVPLTYLADADSEESLDDVEAHQFFRDFKSLSEDEQAVLKQTLDLFKKKRIQGDGGA encoded by the coding sequence ATGTCGCTTGGTGCCAAGCTGGCGGAGCTTCGGCTTCGGAAGGGGCAATCGCTCCAGGACGTAGCAACAGCAGTGGGAGTCTCGAAGACTCACATCTGGCAACTTGAGAAGGGCGCGAGTGGCAACCCTTCAATGGACCTACTTAAAGGCCTAGCCGCCAACTTCGCAGTTCCTTTGACCTATTTGGCGGACGCCGACAGCGAAGAATCTCTAGATGACGTAGAAGCTCATCAGTTCTTTCGCGACTTCAAGTCGCTTTCGGAGGACGAGCAGGCCGTCTTGAAGCAAACTCTGGACCTCTTTAAGAAGAAGAGGATTCAGGGAGATGGTGGAGCTTGA
- a CDS encoding multiubiquitin domain-containing protein, with protein MSIEPSVHQDDASKGKEKSFDIVINGQQETVKDNHLTYEQVVRLAFPGGPFDILYSVTYANPHGHDGTLAPGQKVTVKDGMSFNVVKTNRS; from the coding sequence ATGTCCATCGAACCTTCCGTTCATCAAGACGACGCCTCCAAAGGTAAGGAGAAGTCGTTCGACATCGTCATCAACGGTCAGCAAGAGACCGTGAAGGACAACCACCTGACGTACGAACAGGTGGTGCGCCTGGCCTTCCCCGGCGGGCCGTTCGACATCCTGTACTCCGTCACCTACGCCAACCCGCATGGCCATGACGGCACCCTGGCTCCGGGCCAGAAGGTAACCGTCAAGGATGGGATGAGCTTCAATGTCGTCAAAACCAACCGCTCCTGA